In Arthrobacter citreus, a genomic segment contains:
- a CDS encoding FBP domain-containing protein yields the protein MQPLTESAIRRSFINASRSETAALNLPQDFETIDWDQLDQLGWRDHKMPKRGYLLAPFEGSIVGVLLRAPDTAAPKNRRVMCALCQDVKSKDEVFLYVARRAGASGRNGNSVGTLIHADFICSQSVRAEVEPTPIHPDPELVIKERIDGLQFRTEQFIRQVLAQ from the coding sequence ATGCAACCCCTGACAGAATCCGCTATCCGGCGTTCCTTCATCAACGCAAGCCGCTCCGAGACGGCTGCCCTGAACCTCCCGCAGGACTTTGAAACCATCGATTGGGACCAGCTTGACCAGCTCGGCTGGCGGGATCACAAGATGCCCAAGCGCGGTTATCTGCTGGCACCGTTCGAAGGGTCGATCGTTGGCGTCCTGCTGCGGGCACCCGACACGGCAGCACCAAAAAACCGCCGGGTGATGTGTGCCCTGTGCCAGGACGTGAAGTCCAAGGACGAGGTATTCCTCTACGTGGCGCGGCGCGCAGGCGCATCCGGACGCAATGGCAATTCGGTCGGCACCCTCATACACGCCGATTTCATTTGCTCACAAAGCGTCCGCGCCGAAGTGGAGCCCACACCCATCCACCCTGATCCCGAGCTGGTCATCAAGGAACGGATTGACGGCCTGCAGTTCCGGACGGAGCAGTTTATCCGCCAGGTCCTGGCCCAGTAG